In Carya illinoinensis cultivar Pawnee chromosome 10, C.illinoinensisPawnee_v1, whole genome shotgun sequence, one DNA window encodes the following:
- the LOC122278450 gene encoding uncharacterized protein LOC122278450, protein MAMIMRNIWYRRNKFMFDKKFLTPTSVVQLSLVGYEDFKLAQEMLRGEINKVAVNPTMCGGKGWRKPGHSKLKVNFDAAINVSSQRLGIGLVIRDCEHEVFAAKCAIKEAMVLCEDLGLGDVQFERDAKGVIDAVRKGEMDDSKAGHQVEALQQKLSSYSRWKVSFTHREDNEDAHQLAKMALNYEKDIYWIKEGLESIVNQLIIDQMYVVSDTS, encoded by the exons ATGGCTATGATCATGAGAAATATCTGGTATAGAAGGAACAAATTCATGTTTGATAAAAAATTCTTAACTCCTACTAGTGTTGTGCAGCTTTCATTAGTAGGATATGAAGATTTCAAGCTGGCTCAAGAGATGTTAAGGGGTGAGATAAACAAAGTTGCTGTCAATCCAACTATGTGTGGAGGAAAAGGGTGGAGGAAACCAGGGCATTCGAAGCTAAAAGTTAATTTTGATGCTGCTATTAATGTGTCCTCCCAGAGATTGGGAATTGGTTTGGTAATCAGAGATTGTGAGCATGAAGTTTTTGCTGCAAAATGTGCTATTAAG GAAGCCATGGTTCTATGTGAAGATCTAGGGTTAGGGGATGTTCAGTTTGAAAGGGATGCGAAGGGAGTTATTGATGCAGTGAGGAAGGGGGAAATGGATGACTCCAAAGCTGGTCACCAGGTGGAGGCTTTGCAGCAGAAGCTGAGTTCCTATTCCAGGTGGAAAGTGAGTTTTACTCATAGAGAGGACAATGAGGATGCTCACCAATTAGCTAAGATGGCATTAAACTATGAGAAAGACATATATTGGATTAAGGAGGGTCTTGAGTCAATTGTGAATCAGTTAATTATAGATCAAATGTATGTTGTATCTGATACAAGTTGA